Within Alkaliphilus flagellatus, the genomic segment AACAACACTGTGCCCTAAATTTCTTGCTAATTTATAGCCACTACCATTTGAACCTAAATTAGGACTAGACATTCCTCCAGTTGCTATAATAACTTTATCTGCTTTATATTCTACTCCATTACTATCAATAAGAATAAATTCCTGTTTTGATTGTTTAATTTTATCTATTTCAATATCACATATTACTTCTATACTTAGTTTGTCTAACTCATATCTTAATACATCTAAAACACTCGAAGCTTGATCTGACATAGGAAATACCTTTCCATCGTTCTCAACCTTATGAGCAATTCCTAAAATTTCAAAGAAGTTTATAGTTTCATCCACAGTGAATTTTTTCAAGATACCACCGGCAAACTTTTTATTACTGCCATGAATGCACTTTAGATTACTTTCGCTTAATCCAATATTTGTAATATTACATCTCCCATTCCCTGTTGCTAATAACTTTTTACCAACTCTATTCATTCTTTCATATATTACTACTTTAGCCCCATTTCTTGAAGCTACTATTGCCGCCATCATACCAGCAGCGCCTCCACCGATAATTGCAACTTCTCTTTGCATAAACATTAAACCCCTTTACGATATCTAAACATATTAATTTAAGATTTTCTATTTGTGCTAATTATATATAATAATATTATTTACTTCAACTGTATGTTTAATTACATATTATCTATAACAAAAGAAACAAGTATGATAACCTATTTACTTAAAGCCATCATACTTGTTAAATATAATTTTTTATTGTATATAGCGTATCTACTATTAAGCTGGAAAATCCTTATACATTTCCTGTTTAGCGCCACAAACTGGACATTTTTCTGGTAGATGCTCAGCTACAGTATGTCCACAAATAGGACAAACATAAATAGTTCCAATATCCATATCCTTACCCTGTCTTGCCATGTCTTGAGCATCTTGAAATAACTTTGCATGGATCTTTTCTGCTTCTAAGGCATAATGAAATGCTCTTTCAGCTCCCTTTTCATTTTGAAAGCGCGCTGTTTCTAAATATACTGGGTACATTTGTTCAATTTCATGGAGTTCTCCATCAATTCCACCTTGTAAATTTTCTACTGTTGTACCTACACCAAATACAGCCCCAGCTGCTACTGTATAATCACCTTTTTGATCGTCTAATACTTTAAAGTGATTGTCTGCATGAGCATATTCGGCATATGCAATCGCCCTAAAAAGTCTACCAATATTAGGCATACCTTCCTTATCTGCTACATCGCCCCAAATTAAATATCTCATATGAGCCATACTTTCTCCACCGTAGGCAGAGCGCAAGAAATCTGCAGTCATTGCATTATTTACTGACATATGTAAAACCTCCTTTTATATTAATGAACTGGTGTCAGTTCGTCCTCTTTAATCGTTACACGATCATGTTCTAATATTTGCTTTGTTCTATCTCCAGATTCTAAAGAGTCCAAATATACTATCTTAGATGGTATAATTTTAATTACCTTTAAAGATTCCCTATTCATCTCTAGCAAATAAGGCTCTGGAGAGTATTTTAAAGCTTCTTCAAAAAGAGTTCTATTTTTAATACTAGTAGTAGCTTTTCCAAACACTTGAACTCCTTTAATTTTTCTAAAGTTAATATATTCTGTATTAACTAGAAGACAAACGTCAGGATTCTCTTCAATTGCTTTAAATTTGTCGCCTCCAGCAGACAATATGTAAATATCCATTTCATTACCAACAAAATATTGTATTGGACTACATCTTGGGCGACCATCTAGATAAGTTGCCAGTGAACCACTTTTGTGTTCTTTTAAAAAAGAAATAATATGGTCTCTCAGCTCCATTGGGGACATTTTTCTACCATGCATGTTCAACTTTATCATCTCCTTATTTAGTTATAGTTAATCATTTTCACTGTTATTATTTAGTTTATTTTAAAAAATATTCATAATATATTTTTCTATATAAAAAAATCCCTCTTTTACTATTCAAAGAGAGATTTTCAATATATTTGTTTAAAGGCCTTACTGGTTTATATCTTGTTTTAAAGTACTTTCACTAATTTTTAGTCGCTTTGATAATACAAATGTCATAACAACGGCGGCAAATACCCTTAGGCTCAGTAATATATATCCATTAGCATCTACTGCAACAAAGATCAGAGTATCTTCTACAATAGCATGACAAGTAACTAGAAAAACTGAAATTAAAAATGTATCTTTTGTAGAAAGATTTCCATCTTTAGCACTTTGTATAATTACTCCTGCGCCATAAGATAGACCAAAAATAATTCCTACTAATAGTGGCAAAGTAGATTCTTTTGACATGCCAAAAAATTTTGTTAGAAATTCAAGAAACTTAGATATTTTATCTAGTAATTTATAGTCTTTAGCTACTTGAAGTATGATCATCAAAGGTATGACAATTTTAGCTATAGAGTAAATAGAATTAAAGCTACCCATTACACTCTCTTTTAAAATATCAATCATAGAAATGCACCCATCCTTCCTACAATTATACCAGAAATAACGGCTAAGCCTACTCTAATTATCAGAGCATGAGAAACTTTAAATCCTAGTTTTCTTGTAACCGCAGTTTCTACTAATAAAGAATGAGAAAAAGAAAGCATTATTGCTAAAATTGTAACTTGCGTAGCAGTCAACTCAATAGCTTTAATTGCACCAATTGCAGCATATAGGTTAAGTATATTACCAACCACCAGTACAATAGCGGCTTCTCCAGGCAAATTAAAAACTCCCATTAGAGGTTCAAATAAAGTAGTAATCCAATCTATTATTGGTGTATTATTTAATACTGTTACAAAAATATATACAGGAACTATAGTTTTAGCTAAAAACCATGTGGTCCCTATCCCTTTTCTAATGCCTGTCTTGATAGAACTTATTAGCATTTAATCACCCTTTGTATAATTTTATGTTAAATTATTAAATAATATAGTTTCTATAAATAATTTTAAAATCCTTCACACTAGACATCTGCTATCTTAAAAAAAGCTAACCTTTATATGTATATTCACATACTATGAAATTAAAAGATAGTATATTTACTTTCTTAAATATTCTTAAGTGAAATCAATTATTTAATATGTATGGAATTAGATATTAATTAAGGAGTTGATAGTAATGGGTTATTATCACCAATATACAAATAGCAATCAACCAGTATACTACTGGTCATACGATATTAATCCTGCAAATGAATATTATCCAGGAAGTGGATGCAGAAACATAGCCATTGCCACTATACAGGGAGGACCTCTTGCACCAAACATTAGAGGAACTGTATACTTTATAAAAGCTGCTGGAGGAACAAACATATATGTTGAAGTTTCTGGTCTTCCTCCTTATAGACCAGCCATTGGTAATGGTAATCCTATTGGTCCCCATGGATTTCATATACACCAAAATGGCACTTGTGAGGTAGGTGATCCTACAGATCCTTTCCAAGCAGCAGGAGAACATTGGAACCCGACTAATCAGCCTCATGGTAGTGTATACTCATTGGTGGATATGTGCATCAGCGATATCATATACTGCACTTATAAAAACTTCCCATTCTATATCAATATTTAGAACAGGTTTTACTCCATGGCTTGATTTATTTAATTGCTTTATAGTAATCTTTTTAATAAGTTTTTCAAGGTTTCGTCTTGTTATATCTCCACTTACTATTATATCATTTATAATATCTAAAGACTTAACCGCTTTTTTCTTCATATTAGAATTACTTTCTTTTATTTTAATAATTTCGTCTAATTGAGACTCTAATCTTATTAATTCTTTATTTGCTTCTTCAATTACTTCAGTAGCAATATCTTCCGATATAATACCTTTAGCTAATTGCTTAGAATAATTTTTTATTTCTTCCTTTTTATCTTTGATCTTCATATTGTACTGCTTAATAGACTGTTCGTAGTTTACAGTAAGATTAACTAAACTATTAATTTCCTTATCTAGTTTGTCTACACTATTTTCAATATAGTTTTTCATTAATTTTAATTTATCTAATATTATAGTTTTAAGCTGTTCTTCGTGGATTTTATGGCTACTACAGAAACTAGCTCCATAATGGTGATTATTAGTACATATATAACTAGGTGGACTTCTCTTCTTATTTACTTTCATAAATCCTCCACCACAATCTCCACACTTTAAAAAACCTATAAATAAATTAATTCCATTGCTAGAACCTCTTACATTATTATCTAATCTACTATTAAGTATTTTTTGAGCTAATAAGAAATCTTCCTTTGATATTATTGGCTCATGATGATCTTCATGAACAATGTGCAGTTCTTCTTCTAAACGTTGTGTTCTTCCATTAATTTTCTTTCTTTCAGTTTTACCACAACGTAGAACCCCTATATATACATCATTTTTTATGATTCTCATAACGTGAGTACCATTCCAATTCTCTGCAATACTTCCTGTAATCATCTTTCCAGTCTTATTGTACTGATATTTAGATGGTGTAGGTATACCTTCGTCCTGCAATATATTTGCAATCATTCTTCCTCCATATCCACCTATATATAGTTGAAATATTTTTCTAACTATACTCGCTGCTTCTTCATCTATTACAAGTTTATGTTTATTATTTGGATCTCTCTCATATCCAAAATAGACCTTTGTTATTAACCCATCTTCCTTTTGCTTCATTTTTAAATTAGCTTTTATTTTTCTAGATATATCCTTTATATATCTTTCATTGTACCAAGTCTTTATACCTATTATATCGTCATCATCAGTAGAGCTATCGTAGTTATCGTGTATCAATATAAGCCTTACATTATATTCTTCTAGATATTCTAAAAAAAGTAGAGTTTTAGCATTATGTCTCCCTAGTCTAGATAAATCTTTCATTAATAATATATCTACTTGTCCAGCTTCAATTAAAGCCTTTAATTTATTTAACCCTGATCTATTAAATGTATATCCCGATACATTATCATCTTCAAATATCTTTACTACCTTATACCCAATTTCGGTAATTGAGTATTCTTCAATCATTTTATTCTGTGTAACAATCGCATCATAGTTTTCTTTATCTTCATCCCTAGATATCCTCGAATACCCATATACCCTCATTCTCACTCCCCCACATATACAGCAGATAATATGTCTAGATTTTTAAACTAAGCGCTACTAATTAATAATTTTATCTTCCTTTAATTTAGATAAAATTATATCCTTCATTGCATCTTCAATTGTAGTGCTGCCATGGAAAGTATGAGTAATCTCAGCAATATTTTTATATTTATTTTTATCCTTTATAACTAATCCTTTATTGTTGTTTTTTAACATTACCTCCTGCTCCTGTTTCATTATTTCATCCCCTTTTAAAATATTGTTATATTAATTAAATCTAAGTTATTAATAACTATATGAATTTCAAAGTTTGTCTAATTCACCTTTAGATG encodes:
- a CDS encoding nucleoside recognition domain-containing protein translates to MIDILKESVMGSFNSIYSIAKIVIPLMIILQVAKDYKLLDKISKFLEFLTKFFGMSKESTLPLLVGIIFGLSYGAGVIIQSAKDGNLSTKDTFLISVFLVTCHAIVEDTLIFVAVDANGYILLSLRVFAAVVMTFVLSKRLKISESTLKQDINQ
- a CDS encoding nucleoside recognition domain-containing protein; this translates as MLISSIKTGIRKGIGTTWFLAKTIVPVYIFVTVLNNTPIIDWITTLFEPLMGVFNLPGEAAIVLVVGNILNLYAAIGAIKAIELTATQVTILAIMLSFSHSLLVETAVTRKLGFKVSHALIIRVGLAVISGIIVGRMGAFL
- a CDS encoding superoxide dismutase family protein — protein: MGYYHQYTNSNQPVYYWSYDINPANEYYPGSGCRNIAIATIQGGPLAPNIRGTVYFIKAAGGTNIYVEVSGLPPYRPAIGNGNPIGPHGFHIHQNGTCEVGDPTDPFQAAGEHWNPTNQPHGSVYSLVDMCISDIIYCTYKNFPFYINI
- a CDS encoding recombinase family protein; protein product: MRVYGYSRISRDEDKENYDAIVTQNKMIEEYSITEIGYKVVKIFEDDNVSGYTFNRSGLNKLKALIEAGQVDILLMKDLSRLGRHNAKTLLFLEYLEEYNVRLILIHDNYDSSTDDDDIIGIKTWYNERYIKDISRKIKANLKMKQKEDGLITKVYFGYERDPNNKHKLVIDEEAASIVRKIFQLYIGGYGGRMIANILQDEGIPTPSKYQYNKTGKMITGSIAENWNGTHVMRIIKNDVYIGVLRCGKTERKKINGRTQRLEEELHIVHEDHHEPIISKEDFLLAQKILNSRLDNNVRGSSNGINLFIGFLKCGDCGGGFMKVNKKRSPPSYICTNNHHYGASFCSSHKIHEEQLKTIILDKLKLMKNYIENSVDKLDKEINSLVNLTVNYEQSIKQYNMKIKDKKEEIKNYSKQLAKGIISEDIATEVIEEANKELIRLESQLDEIIKIKESNSNMKKKAVKSLDIINDIIVSGDITRRNLEKLIKKITIKQLNKSSHGVKPVLNIDIEWEVFISAVYDIADAHIHQ
- a CDS encoding pyridoxamine 5'-phosphate oxidase family protein — translated: MHGRKMSPMELRDHIISFLKEHKSGSLATYLDGRPRCSPIQYFVGNEMDIYILSAGGDKFKAIEENPDVCLLVNTEYINFRKIKGVQVFGKATTSIKNRTLFEEALKYSPEPYLLEMNRESLKVIKIIPSKIVYLDSLESGDRTKQILEHDRVTIKEDELTPVH
- a CDS encoding rubrerythrin family protein is translated as MSVNNAMTADFLRSAYGGESMAHMRYLIWGDVADKEGMPNIGRLFRAIAYAEYAHADNHFKVLDDQKGDYTVAAGAVFGVGTTVENLQGGIDGELHEIEQMYPVYLETARFQNEKGAERAFHYALEAEKIHAKLFQDAQDMARQGKDMDIGTIYVCPICGHTVAEHLPEKCPVCGAKQEMYKDFPA